A window of the Butyricimonas virosa genome harbors these coding sequences:
- the carA gene encoding glutamine-hydrolyzing carbamoyl-phosphate synthase small subunit, which produces MHELKKARLVLEDGTVYEGTSFGYEKSVSGEVVFYTAMTGYPESLTDPSYRGQILVPTYPMIGNYGVPVDDERDGISKFFESDKIHCKALVISDYSSRYSHWNSQKSLGDWLKEQQIPGLFGIDTRALTQKLRDHGAMLGKILFDDEDIPFYDPNKDNIVAEVSTKKIMEYGNGKYKVVLVDCGVKNNILRCLLKRDVTVKRVPWNYDFTKEKFDGIFLSNGPGDPSRCEETIEHIRKALKGNTPIMGICLGNQLMARAAGASTYKLKYGHRSHNQPVMNPGGTRCYITSQNHGFAIDETTLPTDWEPLFVNVNDGTNEGIRHKKKLFFSAQFHPEASSGPVDTEFLFDNFIAAMKTSKK; this is translated from the coding sequence ATGCATGAATTAAAGAAAGCCCGTCTCGTTTTAGAAGACGGGACAGTTTATGAGGGAACTTCCTTTGGTTACGAGAAATCGGTGTCCGGGGAAGTTGTTTTTTATACGGCAATGACCGGTTATCCAGAGAGTTTAACAGACCCTTCTTATAGGGGGCAAATTCTGGTTCCGACTTATCCCATGATTGGAAATTACGGGGTCCCGGTCGATGACGAACGAGACGGAATATCCAAGTTCTTCGAGTCGGATAAGATTCATTGTAAAGCTTTGGTCATTTCGGATTACTCTTCCCGGTATAGTCATTGGAATTCACAAAAAAGTCTCGGAGATTGGTTAAAAGAACAACAGATTCCGGGGCTTTTTGGTATAGATACCCGAGCATTAACCCAAAAATTAAGGGATCATGGAGCGATGCTGGGTAAGATACTGTTTGATGATGAAGACATACCCTTTTACGATCCGAACAAAGACAATATCGTTGCCGAGGTTTCCACGAAAAAGATTATGGAATACGGGAATGGGAAATATAAAGTGGTTTTGGTGGATTGCGGGGTAAAAAACAATATATTGCGATGCTTGTTAAAACGGGATGTTACCGTGAAACGAGTTCCGTGGAATTACGATTTCACGAAGGAAAAATTCGATGGTATTTTTCTTTCTAATGGGCCGGGAGATCCCTCTCGTTGCGAGGAAACGATAGAGCATATACGGAAAGCATTGAAAGGAAATACCCCTATCATGGGTATTTGTTTGGGAAATCAACTCATGGCAAGGGCTGCCGGGGCCTCTACCTATAAATTAAAATACGGTCATAGAAGTCACAATCAACCGGTCATGAACCCCGGTGGAACCCGTTGTTATATTACTTCCCAGAATCATGGATTTGCGATAGATGAGACAACACTTCCCACTGACTGGGAACCGCTGTTCGTGAACGTGAATGACGGCACAAACGAGGGCATCCGGCATAAGAAAAAACTTTTTTTCTCGGCTCAATTTCACCCGGAGGCATCGAGTGGTCCTGTGGATACGGAGTTTCTTTTTGACAATTTTATTGCTGCAATGAAAACATCAAAAAAGTAA
- a CDS encoding arginine repressor, with protein MRNKTKRLLAIRKLIENEQICSQEELLFRLKELNVEATQSTLSRDLKFMRVAKIPHKDKGYIYIIPDSIQNEQTDEKASTIVTDAISSIDFSGNIAVMKTLPGYAKAVTVLIDNENYFEVLGTIGGDDTVLIVMREGVTHNELLDALSSIHANIHSLFK; from the coding sequence ATGAGAAATAAAACGAAACGCCTATTGGCCATTCGAAAACTTATTGAGAACGAACAGATCTGCTCGCAGGAAGAACTATTGTTCAGACTAAAAGAACTAAATGTAGAGGCAACGCAAAGTACGTTATCACGCGATCTTAAATTTATGAGAGTAGCTAAAATACCTCACAAAGATAAAGGTTACATATATATTATTCCGGACAGTATTCAGAATGAACAAACCGATGAAAAAGCATCCACCATCGTGACGGACGCCATTTCAAGCATTGATTTTTCAGGGAATATTGCCGTGATGAAAACTCTTCCCGGATATGCGAAAGCCGTGACCGTTCTAATTGATAATGAAAATTATTTTGAGGTACTAGGAACTATCGGCGGTGACGATACAGTTCTTATTGTCATGCGGGAAGGCGTTACCCATAACGAGTTACTGGATGCTCTCTCGTCTATACACGCTAATATTCATTCACTATTTAAATAA
- the panC gene encoding pantoate--beta-alanine ligase: MNIITKKTELSTVIEKLKSEGKTVGLVPTMGALHEGHISLVKACKKGNDIAVVSVFVNPTQFNDKEDLKRYPRTLDKDVALLEKNGCDYVFAPSVEEMYPEEDTRVFNFGYVESVMEGAKRPGHFNGVGQIVSKLFDIVRPHRAYFGMKDFQQIAVIKNMVKQLHYDLEIVSCPIIRETDGLAMSSRNTLLEPEYRKNAPHIHKVLEEATHLTSQMNVEELKKWVVDEINKNPYLETEYFEIVDDTELKTIQDWSENNVKVGCIAVYAGKIRLIDNIVF; this comes from the coding sequence ATGAATATTATAACTAAGAAAACGGAATTAAGCACCGTTATCGAGAAGTTGAAGAGTGAGGGAAAAACGGTGGGTTTAGTGCCAACAATGGGTGCACTTCACGAAGGTCACATATCCCTCGTGAAAGCGTGTAAAAAAGGAAATGATATTGCCGTGGTCAGCGTATTCGTGAACCCGACGCAGTTTAATGATAAAGAAGATTTGAAACGTTATCCCCGTACGCTGGACAAAGATGTAGCTTTACTAGAAAAAAACGGATGTGATTACGTGTTCGCTCCCAGCGTGGAGGAGATGTACCCGGAAGAAGATACACGTGTATTTAACTTCGGATACGTGGAAAGTGTTATGGAAGGAGCAAAACGTCCGGGACATTTTAATGGCGTGGGACAAATCGTAAGCAAATTATTCGACATTGTACGGCCACACCGGGCATATTTCGGAATGAAGGATTTCCAGCAAATCGCAGTGATTAAAAACATGGTGAAACAATTACATTATGATCTCGAAATTGTTTCATGCCCTATCATCCGGGAAACAGACGGGCTGGCCATGAGTTCCAGAAATACTTTACTGGAACCGGAATACAGGAAAAATGCCCCGCATATTCATAAAGTACTCGAAGAAGCTACTCACTTAACTTCCCAAATGAACGTGGAAGAATTAAAAAAATGGGTAGTAGACGAAATCAATAAAAACCCTTATCTGGAAACTGAATATTTTGAGATCGTGGACGACACAGAACTGAAAACTATTCAAGACTGGAGTGAAAACAATGTAAAAGTTGGATGCATTGCGGTTTATGCCGGTAAAATCCGATTAATTGATAATATTGTATTTTAA
- the panD gene encoding aspartate 1-decarboxylase, protein MFIEVVKSKLHKVTVTDANLQYVGSITIDEALLEAANMIENEKVQIVNINNGERFDTYIIKGERNSGIICLNGPAARKCAVGDVIIIISYASMDFEEAKSHKPTLVFPDTATNKLI, encoded by the coding sequence ATGTTTATAGAAGTAGTAAAATCTAAACTTCATAAGGTTACCGTTACTGATGCTAACCTTCAGTACGTGGGCAGTATCACTATTGATGAAGCTCTGTTAGAGGCAGCTAACATGATCGAAAACGAAAAAGTTCAGATCGTGAACATTAACAATGGTGAGAGATTCGATACCTATATCATCAAAGGAGAACGTAATTCGGGTATTATTTGCCTGAATGGTCCGGCAGCACGTAAATGTGCCGTGGGTGACGTGATCATTATTATCTCATACGCTTCAATGGATTTTGAAGAGGCTAAATCACACAAACCTACGTTGGTTTTCCCGGACACCGCAACTAATAAACTTATTTGA
- the rfaE2 gene encoding D-glycero-beta-D-manno-heptose 1-phosphate adenylyltransferase, with the protein MDYLSLIEKKIAYTTKEAENTLSMWRFKNDKIVFTNGCFDILHKGHIEYLAKAASLGTKLVIGLNTDASVKRLKGDSRPVNDENARALLLASLVFVDEVIFFDTDTPRDLIDFVQPDVLVKGGDYKPEEIVGHDIVKAKGGEVITIDFIEGYSTTATIEKMKK; encoded by the coding sequence ATGGATTATTTATCACTTATCGAGAAAAAAATCGCATATACGACAAAAGAAGCTGAAAATACACTGAGTATGTGGAGATTCAAAAATGATAAGATCGTTTTCACAAACGGTTGCTTTGATATTCTCCATAAAGGACATATAGAATACTTGGCTAAAGCGGCTTCTCTGGGGACTAAATTGGTGATCGGATTGAACACTGATGCTTCTGTAAAGCGATTGAAAGGAGATTCCAGACCTGTAAACGACGAGAATGCTCGAGCATTATTATTAGCTTCTCTTGTATTCGTTGATGAAGTGATCTTTTTCGATACGGACACTCCTCGTGATCTGATTGATTTTGTTCAACCAGACGTGTTGGTAAAAGGGGGAGATTATAAACCTGAAGAAATTGTAGGTCACGATATAGTAAAAGCCAAAGGGGGAGAAGTGATCACTATTGATTTTATCGAAGGATATTCAACTACCGCTACAATCGAAAAGATGAAAAAATAA